The following are encoded together in the Proteiniphilum saccharofermentans genome:
- a CDS encoding DUF6786 family protein → MKLKQIYRSVLPAIIGGAILLSCTGNRKTSGNMEKEYEKGTFGYDLNYLSEKDEGLIVLKSEDEKAQIILSAKYQGKVFTSTANGPEGNSHGFVNYNFFDAGIVDEHMNGFGGEDRFWLGPEGGKYSIFFEPGKEQVYDNWHTPKAIDIEEWEVSRVTPKEAVFVKEMEQKNYLGSLLNIAIERKVALLSPSEITGKLQVEIPEGVNGVAYETTNKIVNGNDFEWTPETGTVCIWMLDMFNPSEAAVTVIPYNTGDGKELGKVVTSDYFGEIPADRLVDDNGILYFKTDGKSRGKLGMNAKRTKSVAGNYDPLAKRLTIVTFDTDPDATYLNQEWNPDRDPLVGDALNAYNDGPLEDGSIMGPFLELESCSPAAFLKPGESLSHRHNVFHFTGDEASLSPIAEKLLGVSLDKVRNIF, encoded by the coding sequence ATGAAACTAAAACAAATCTATCGCAGTGTACTGCCTGCCATAATCGGGGGTGCAATTTTACTCTCCTGTACAGGCAACAGGAAAACATCAGGAAATATGGAAAAGGAATATGAAAAGGGGACTTTCGGATATGATCTTAACTATCTGTCCGAAAAAGATGAGGGATTGATCGTACTGAAGTCGGAAGATGAAAAGGCACAAATAATCCTGTCGGCGAAGTATCAGGGAAAAGTATTTACTTCTACGGCTAATGGACCGGAAGGTAATAGTCACGGATTTGTAAATTACAACTTCTTCGATGCGGGTATAGTAGATGAACATATGAACGGCTTCGGCGGAGAAGATCGTTTCTGGCTCGGCCCGGAAGGGGGGAAGTATTCCATATTTTTTGAGCCGGGGAAAGAGCAGGTATATGATAACTGGCATACTCCCAAAGCCATCGATATCGAAGAGTGGGAGGTAAGCCGTGTGACTCCCAAAGAGGCTGTTTTTGTCAAGGAGATGGAACAGAAGAACTACTTGGGGAGTCTCCTGAATATTGCGATAGAACGGAAAGTTGCATTGCTTTCCCCCAGTGAAATAACGGGTAAATTGCAGGTTGAAATCCCTGAAGGAGTGAATGGGGTGGCCTATGAAACAACCAACAAAATTGTCAATGGCAATGATTTCGAATGGACCCCGGAGACCGGTACGGTCTGTATATGGATGCTCGATATGTTCAATCCTTCCGAAGCTGCCGTAACTGTGATCCCTTATAATACCGGTGACGGGAAGGAACTGGGTAAGGTGGTGACATCCGATTATTTCGGTGAAATTCCTGCCGATCGGCTGGTTGATGATAATGGTATCCTCTATTTTAAAACCGATGGAAAATCAAGAGGCAAACTGGGAATGAATGCCAAACGCACCAAATCGGTCGCGGGAAATTATGATCCGCTTGCAAAGCGATTGACCATCGTGACATTTGATACTGATCCGGATGCGACCTATTTGAATCAGGAATGGAATCCTGACAGGGATCCGCTTGTAGGAGATGCGTTGAATGCTTATAACGACGGTCCGTTGGAAGACGGAAGCATTATGGGCCCCTTTCTGGAGCTTGAAAGCTGTTCGCCCGCTGCATTCCTGAAACCGGGAGAGTCGCTGTCGCACAGACACAACGTATTCCATTTCACGGGCGATGAGGCAAGCCTTTCTCCTATAGCTGAGAAATTATTGGGAGTAAGCCTTGATAAAGTCAGGAATATCTTCTAA
- the fucP gene encoding L-fucose:H+ symporter permease, translated as MNTNNVEKHRLIPPGILFPFILLTSLFFIWAVPNNMTDTMLAAFKRIMSLTDTQTAWIQVVCYLLGYGCFALPGAIFIKRRTFKSGVLLGLLLCIVGSMLFYPAMLVNDISSPLSFATYLFGIFILFAGLSVLETSANAYVYALGDPITATRRLNFSQSFNPFGALTGVLASQIFVLSQLNTMTAGERAVLSGSELVAIQRGELNAVTMAYLILGAVMLVLLLLIIFTKMPKAQDDDKSLDLKATWNRLKKNKNYIWGVLAQFFYVGAQIAVWSFIIRYAMQQLDLDAVIAGLGANPSQEAIIGALRGVEPVAGGFYSLSEFLGLDALLPRTAEQAGATYYILSLVLFVVGRFICTWLMKYTRPVNILSGLGILAVICSLLTIYGEGFVGVYALMGISGCMSAMFPTIYGLGMRGLGDDTKIAGSGMVMAIAGAALLTQMQGILSDQAGSIKFAYWVPAVAFIIITYYSFTIARSKKLGNGK; from the coding sequence ATGAACACAAATAATGTAGAAAAGCACCGATTGATCCCTCCCGGGATCCTGTTCCCTTTTATTCTTCTTACTTCGCTCTTCTTTATCTGGGCGGTACCCAACAATATGACCGACACTATGCTGGCGGCGTTCAAGCGCATCATGAGTCTTACCGATACGCAAACAGCATGGATCCAGGTAGTTTGCTATCTTCTCGGGTACGGTTGTTTCGCACTTCCCGGAGCAATTTTTATCAAGAGACGCACTTTCAAGTCAGGAGTATTGTTAGGACTTCTGCTTTGTATAGTGGGGTCGATGTTGTTTTATCCGGCTATGCTGGTAAATGATATCAGTTCACCGTTGAGTTTCGCTACCTATCTTTTCGGTATATTCATATTGTTTGCAGGATTATCAGTACTCGAAACCTCGGCCAATGCGTATGTCTATGCACTTGGTGATCCGATAACGGCCACCCGCAGATTGAATTTTTCCCAATCGTTCAATCCATTTGGTGCACTGACCGGTGTGCTGGCCAGCCAGATATTTGTCTTATCTCAGTTGAATACCATGACGGCCGGCGAAAGGGCTGTCCTGAGCGGGTCAGAACTGGTTGCCATTCAACGGGGTGAACTTAATGCAGTCACCATGGCCTATCTGATCCTGGGGGCAGTGATGCTGGTATTATTACTGCTGATCATATTCACCAAAATGCCGAAAGCACAAGACGACGATAAGAGTTTGGACTTGAAAGCGACATGGAATCGGTTGAAAAAGAATAAGAATTACATCTGGGGAGTATTGGCACAGTTTTTCTATGTGGGTGCGCAGATCGCAGTCTGGTCGTTCATCATCCGTTACGCCATGCAGCAACTCGATTTGGACGCAGTGATTGCCGGTCTGGGTGCAAATCCTTCGCAGGAAGCAATTATCGGGGCACTGCGTGGTGTGGAGCCGGTGGCCGGAGGTTTTTATTCCCTGAGTGAATTCCTCGGGTTGGATGCACTGTTACCTCGTACGGCAGAACAGGCCGGAGCTACTTACTATATCTTGTCGTTGGTATTGTTCGTCGTAGGACGCTTTATCTGTACCTGGCTGATGAAATATACCCGGCCGGTAAACATATTGTCAGGATTGGGCATTCTTGCGGTAATCTGTTCACTTTTGACGATTTACGGAGAAGGCTTTGTGGGAGTATATGCCTTGATGGGTATTTCGGGTTGTATGTCCGCCATGTTCCCCACTATTTATGGTCTTGGTATGAGAGGACTGGGAGACGATACCAAGATTGCCGGTTCGGGCATGGTAATGGCGATTGCCGGTGCAGCGTTACTGACACAGATGCAGGGTATCCTCTCCGATCAGGCGGGGAGCATTAAATTCGCCTACTGGGTACCTGCCGTCGCATTTATTATCATTACTTATTATAGTTTTACGATTGCACGCAGCAAGAAGTTGGGTAACGGAAAATAG
- a CDS encoding ribulokinase, producing MDMEKLVIGIDYGTDSCRAVALDTASGKELATAISGYIRWKKGLYCDPSANRYRQHPQDYIDSLVEVIHDLLAQLSPDEVKNIVALGIDTTGSTPCLTDRDGTPLALLPEYADDPDAMFILWKDHTSIREADEINALARKWETDFTSRSGGIYSSEWFWAKALHVLRANKKIREKACSIIEHCDWMPALLTGNLRPEQVKRSRCAAGHKGMWASAWGGYPSQEFLSALDPLFGGFATRLENKTYTSDVSAGKLTDEWAERLGLPHNVDVAVGILDAHAGAIGAGITAHTMVKIVGTSTCDIVVTPKKDIAGKLIPGISGQVDGSVIPGLIGLEAGQSAFGDVYAWWKEILSWSLNLLPEEQKREIIAQILQKLTEEAEKLPVTESDPVATDWLNGRRTPFADLTLKGGIAGITLATTPAHIFKSLVEATAFGSRAIMEHLEKEGVQVNEVIGVGGISLKSSYVMQTLSDIMGVPIKVAATQQAGALGAAMCAAVAAGVFHSMESALESLGQGYKTVYVPRVENRETYDVLYEKYRQLNRFLEAR from the coding sequence ATGGATATGGAAAAGTTAGTCATAGGTATTGATTATGGTACCGATTCATGTCGTGCGGTAGCATTAGACACCGCGTCGGGGAAAGAGCTGGCGACAGCGATCTCCGGTTATATCCGCTGGAAAAAAGGATTATATTGTGATCCTTCTGCCAACCGGTACCGGCAGCATCCGCAGGATTATATTGATTCACTTGTGGAGGTGATTCACGATTTATTGGCACAATTATCACCTGATGAGGTGAAAAATATTGTTGCTCTCGGAATTGACACGACGGGGAGCACACCCTGCCTGACGGATCGTGACGGCACACCGTTGGCATTGCTGCCTGAATATGCCGACGATCCCGATGCAATGTTTATTCTCTGGAAAGATCATACTTCTATCCGGGAGGCAGATGAAATCAATGCCCTGGCCCGTAAATGGGAGACCGATTTTACGTCCCGCTCCGGAGGAATCTACTCTTCAGAGTGGTTCTGGGCAAAAGCGCTGCACGTACTTCGTGCAAATAAAAAAATAAGAGAGAAAGCCTGTTCCATTATTGAGCATTGCGACTGGATGCCGGCATTATTGACGGGAAATCTGCGGCCTGAACAGGTGAAGCGTAGCCGTTGTGCTGCGGGGCACAAAGGAATGTGGGCGTCAGCATGGGGCGGTTATCCGTCGCAGGAGTTCCTTTCCGCACTCGACCCCTTGTTCGGGGGATTTGCAACCCGTCTGGAGAACAAAACTTACACAAGCGATGTCTCTGCCGGAAAACTGACTGATGAATGGGCAGAGCGGCTCGGACTACCTCACAACGTTGATGTGGCCGTCGGTATTCTCGATGCGCATGCCGGAGCTATTGGTGCGGGGATCACGGCGCACACGATGGTGAAAATTGTCGGTACCTCTACCTGTGATATTGTGGTTACCCCCAAAAAGGATATAGCCGGGAAGCTGATCCCCGGGATCAGTGGTCAGGTAGACGGGTCGGTTATCCCCGGCCTGATAGGTCTCGAGGCGGGACAATCTGCTTTTGGCGATGTATATGCCTGGTGGAAGGAGATACTTTCCTGGTCGTTGAACCTGCTCCCGGAAGAACAAAAGAGAGAAATAATAGCGCAGATATTGCAGAAGCTGACCGAAGAGGCGGAAAAACTGCCGGTAACTGAATCGGATCCGGTGGCGACCGACTGGTTGAACGGACGGCGTACCCCCTTTGCCGACCTCACATTGAAGGGAGGCATTGCCGGTATCACTTTGGCTACTACCCCTGCGCATATCTTCAAAAGCCTGGTGGAAGCCACAGCTTTCGGTTCCCGTGCTATTATGGAGCATCTTGAGAAAGAGGGTGTACAGGTGAATGAGGTGATTGGAGTGGGAGGTATTTCATTGAAATCATCCTATGTGATGCAGACACTCTCCGATATCATGGGCGTACCTATCAAAGTGGCGGCTACACAACAGGCAGGAGCGTTGGGTGCCGCTATGTGTGCTGCTGTCGCGGCAGGTGTTTTTCATAGCATGGAAAGTGCCCTCGAATCCCTGGGGCAGGGTTATAAAACCGTATACGTTCCCCGTGTGGAAAACCGGGAGACGTATGATGTGTTGTATGAAAAATACCGGCAACTGAACCGGTTCTTGGAAGCAAGATAA
- a CDS encoding LacI family DNA-binding transcriptional regulator, whose translation MEKKVSIKDIAKMVGVSPALVSMVLNGKAEQYRIGEEVAKRVVETAKEMHYAPNLVAKNLRSGKTQLVGLIVTDISNPFYSAIARIVEDRASELNYTVLISSTDENLKNTERLVDVLLNKGVEGLILVPCDGSMKLIQRLYDSHFPTVLLDRYFPDIDLSSSCLDNYRATELATEHLLGQGYKNIALIAYNTEMHHILDRVSGYEDTMKNAGLSAYVHVRKVNILNPRPGIREALEELIHRKHVDAIMFLTNMLATNGLYCLNEMNVKIPEDVAVVGFNGNDAFNLFYSPITYIRQPIEQIAKGSIDILIKRIKKSNYKSKLFLEPELVIQQSSQRIS comes from the coding sequence ATGGAAAAAAAGGTATCGATAAAAGATATTGCGAAAATGGTAGGTGTCTCGCCCGCCCTTGTTTCAATGGTATTGAACGGGAAGGCTGAACAATACAGGATCGGGGAGGAAGTTGCCAAGCGGGTTGTTGAGACTGCGAAGGAGATGCATTATGCGCCAAATCTTGTCGCAAAAAATTTACGGTCCGGAAAAACTCAATTGGTAGGTTTGATCGTTACCGATATTTCCAATCCCTTTTATTCGGCAATCGCAAGAATTGTAGAAGATAGGGCCAGCGAATTGAATTACACCGTGTTAATCAGTAGTACGGATGAAAATCTGAAAAATACCGAAAGGTTGGTGGATGTGCTGCTCAACAAAGGAGTAGAAGGATTGATACTGGTGCCATGCGATGGTTCGATGAAGCTTATCCAAAGACTTTATGACAGCCATTTCCCTACAGTGTTGCTTGACAGATATTTTCCGGATATAGATTTGAGTTCATCCTGTTTGGATAATTACAGGGCAACGGAACTGGCCACGGAGCATTTGCTCGGACAAGGATATAAAAACATCGCGTTGATCGCTTATAATACAGAAATGCATCATATTCTGGATCGTGTTTCGGGATATGAAGACACGATGAAAAATGCGGGACTAAGTGCTTATGTACATGTCAGGAAGGTGAATATCCTGAATCCGAGACCGGGTATCAGGGAAGCATTGGAGGAATTGATCCACAGGAAGCATGTGGATGCCATTATGTTTCTGACCAATATGCTTGCTACCAATGGATTGTATTGCTTGAATGAAATGAATGTGAAAATACCGGAGGATGTTGCTGTAGTGGGGTTTAATGGAAATGATGCATTTAATCTCTTTTATTCACCCATAACCTATATCAGGCAACCGATCGAGCAAATTGCAAAAGGATCAATAGATATATTGATCAAGCGCATTAAGAAAAGTAATTATAAATCAAAACTATTTTTAGAGCCGGAATTGGTGATTCAACAATCATCTCAAAGAATCTCGTAA
- a CDS encoding dihydrodipicolinate synthase family protein, protein MINRKIKPLEGIIVPLVTPLCGNNRIDIDGLSNLVEHVVRGGVHGIFILGTTGEAQSLSMSQREEMIKETSRILGNRLPLLVGISDTSLTDSTALAQKAYECGAYAVVATPPYYFATAQSELIDYFENLISLLPLPLFLYNMPVHTKVTFDPKTIKRIAQNEKVIGFKDSSANGTYLQTVMYTMRDDPEFMIFVGPEEMTAEMVLMGAHGGVNGGANLFPELYVELYGAAKSHNIEKVRRLQQKVMQISSGIYSKGKYGSSYLLGLKCALSVAGICSDFPAMPFTRFDEEYRNKIEQEMVKIENLLHTGKM, encoded by the coding sequence ATGATAAACAGGAAAATAAAACCACTTGAAGGGATTATTGTCCCTCTTGTAACGCCATTGTGCGGTAATAACCGGATCGACATAGATGGATTGAGTAATCTGGTTGAGCATGTGGTCAGAGGAGGTGTGCATGGAATTTTTATCCTGGGCACCACCGGAGAAGCGCAGAGCTTAAGTATGAGCCAACGTGAAGAGATGATAAAAGAGACAAGCCGTATTCTGGGGAATCGGTTACCTTTGTTGGTCGGTATTTCCGATACATCCCTTACTGACAGCACCGCTTTGGCTCAAAAGGCATATGAGTGTGGAGCATATGCCGTTGTTGCCACTCCACCCTATTATTTTGCTACGGCACAGTCGGAGCTGATTGATTATTTCGAGAATCTGATTTCCTTGTTGCCACTTCCCCTATTCTTGTACAACATGCCTGTTCATACAAAAGTGACATTTGATCCTAAAACGATTAAGCGAATTGCTCAGAATGAGAAAGTGATCGGTTTTAAAGACAGTTCCGCCAATGGTACTTATCTCCAGACAGTAATGTACACCATGAGAGATGATCCTGAATTCATGATTTTTGTAGGCCCGGAAGAAATGACAGCCGAAATGGTGCTAATGGGCGCCCATGGAGGGGTAAACGGAGGAGCCAATTTATTTCCTGAATTATATGTTGAACTGTATGGTGCGGCTAAATCACACAATATTGAAAAAGTGAGGCGTTTGCAACAAAAAGTGATGCAAATATCTAGTGGTATTTACAGCAAAGGCAAGTATGGTTCCAGTTATTTGTTAGGGCTCAAATGCGCCTTGTCAGTAGCAGGAATTTGCAGTGATTTTCCGGCGATGCCTTTTACCCGTTTCGATGAGGAATACAGGAATAAAATAGAGCAGGAGATGGTAAAAATAGAAAATCTACTGCATACCGGAAAAATGTAA
- a CDS encoding PKD domain-containing protein, producing the protein MRRVIYYLSSVFLYLLVFLFPACSDDGSKTDLPLSAVIFHSIDGKQVAFTALTHSAVSWEWDFGDGNVSTEKDPVHVYEEGGYYIATLTAKDNAANSVSTKVNLAVSLTPYALLTGDHTAEGYDGKTWKLTMSHTVNDKLVNSDANFSLLAPNIPSLPAGAFSVYVGLPEAYNDEFTFYYDGRYSHKTTDGTSFGGIVYATVLQQMGLSEITKVGGKAALGQDIFALTTYTPAENAIFVLNENENFTIPTAPDFATGTQPPGIPVVTYPGVMTLDFPDSDAFIGIRDFHRKVIVQEITSSSMRLVMFMTLDPRAIVNQNPLIALSTSAAILTFEAVN; encoded by the coding sequence ATGAGAAGAGTTATCTATTATCTTTCATCCGTTTTTTTGTACTTGCTGGTTTTCCTTTTTCCGGCATGCTCAGACGACGGATCAAAAACAGATCTTCCGCTTTCTGCTGTAATTTTTCACAGTATAGACGGAAAACAGGTTGCTTTTACGGCACTTACCCATAGTGCTGTAAGCTGGGAATGGGATTTTGGGGACGGAAACGTCAGTACTGAGAAAGATCCTGTACATGTCTATGAAGAAGGGGGTTATTATATTGCCACATTAACTGCAAAGGACAATGCCGCCAATTCGGTATCTACGAAAGTGAATCTGGCAGTTTCACTCACCCCATATGCTTTGCTGACAGGAGACCATACAGCCGAAGGGTATGATGGCAAAACATGGAAACTGACCATGTCGCATACTGTCAATGACAAGTTGGTGAACTCCGATGCGAACTTCTCATTACTTGCCCCCAATATTCCGTCGTTACCGGCCGGGGCTTTTAGTGTATATGTAGGACTGCCTGAAGCATATAATGATGAGTTCACTTTTTATTATGATGGTCGTTACAGTCATAAGACTACTGATGGTACCTCTTTTGGAGGAATCGTATACGCCACTGTATTGCAACAGATGGGATTATCCGAGATTACTAAAGTGGGTGGAAAGGCGGCATTAGGACAGGATATTTTCGCATTGACCACCTATACACCTGCGGAAAACGCCATATTTGTATTGAATGAGAATGAAAATTTCACTATCCCTACTGCTCCCGATTTCGCGACCGGTACGCAGCCTCCCGGCATCCCTGTAGTGACCTATCCGGGTGTGATGACATTAGATTTTCCTGATTCAGATGCATTTATCGGCATACGGGATTTTCACCGGAAAGTGATTGTACAGGAGATCACGAGCAGTTCCATGAGATTAGTGATGTTTATGACTCTGGATCCCAGGGCAATAGTAAACCAGAATCCTCTGATTGCTTTGAGCACTTCTGCAGCAATACTTACATTCGAAGCAGTTAATTAA
- a CDS encoding SusC/RagA family TonB-linked outer membrane protein, with the protein MNKYQNWYKVILSLAFLLLSIGVGSAETTDTKQNTITLTGKVTSAIDGMPLIGVSIVVKGTAEGTVTDVEGNYRLNVPSNATLVFSYIGHITQEIAVEGRTSISIVMEESTETLSEVVVTALGIGREEKSLGYSVGKLGSEELAKVVHENVLTSMAGKVTGVTINSTGGAGSTVSMIIRGATSMSTDNQPLFVIDGVPMTSSVNNVGGFGNGNLVDYGNAISDIDPESIESVSILKGPSAAALYGTRAGNGVVLITTKKSDRKGGMKVEVVSNTVFDIPSKYLDVQNRFGFGARSYTDATFPGGILPPFSPSEQAGAGPELNKGYWQVQPFAPLDANGVPVPTELVSYPDNYKNFINGSAITTTNSVAISSSSDRVNYRLGVSNMTNKGLVPNSDLNRNNLTLAASSEVVKGLTVSTDINYTQNWADNRPATQERGANPLQWAAWTPPNVDIRKMKDYDLGGGQVLTIGEGWENPYFLAYGINNSFKRNRLIGNVSATWEITPQLSLMGRYALNRSDETRETKIDPGYSQEPNNGAYGIVTSESTETNADVLATYKNHWDDFSLTASVGGNLLYSRWANVSNSSKPGSGLIIPYLYTIQNIENTSLNYSNARYERAINSLYATANLGWKDMIYLDLTARNDWASTLPAENRSYFYPSASLSLLLNNMIDMGRNVNLLKLRGGVAQVGNDTSPYSLYATYYDVGQWGDAIRLGKPGDLLNPILLPEESKSYEIGVDLKMFNNRLRFEGTYYQADNRNQILSVPLAGSAGFNSIKINAGLLQSKGVELMLGFTPIETKDWRWDLNANFTKNKTWLLELSEGTDFVEFWNEARVRNIAYAKDESLGRDGLIGNLYTRKILRVTDKNSPYYNYPLLPENDEDAEWQSEDDYSKVGNYNPNFIMGLQTSITYKNFTLSMTFDWRSGGQYVSQTWRYLTEGVVSNTWLNQLITPPEGLGGGPSQALRDWVVANADRLIYTNNPRPVGGPTPDFGGYYNDFYTGIGAYDGVFAPGVYGHYDDNGNFILSKENLGNEGTEFRPYVMSYPWDIGEANLFDADYIKLREISLNYRVPDKAAQKLRMRDLNISVYSRNIMLWAKSAGMGIDPERAYQSGSNGSFKQGVERFNAEPWVVPVGFKLSFTF; encoded by the coding sequence ATGAATAAATATCAAAACTGGTATAAAGTGATTCTGTCTTTGGCTTTTCTCCTCTTATCTATAGGAGTTGGTTCTGCAGAGACAACCGATACAAAGCAAAATACAATAACTCTTACCGGTAAGGTTACGTCTGCCATTGACGGGATGCCACTTATCGGAGTCAGTATCGTTGTAAAGGGAACTGCCGAGGGTACAGTCACTGATGTGGAAGGGAATTACAGGCTTAATGTGCCCTCAAATGCAACGCTTGTCTTTTCCTATATAGGACATATTACACAGGAAATAGCGGTTGAAGGCCGTACAAGTATCAGTATTGTCATGGAAGAGAGTACTGAAACGTTGAGTGAGGTAGTAGTGACAGCGCTTGGTATTGGACGTGAAGAGAAATCACTCGGTTATTCCGTTGGAAAACTGGGTTCTGAAGAACTTGCCAAAGTGGTTCATGAAAATGTGCTTACTTCAATGGCCGGTAAAGTGACGGGGGTCACCATCAACTCGACCGGGGGAGCAGGGTCTACTGTCAGTATGATCATCCGGGGAGCTACCTCCATGAGTACTGATAACCAACCATTGTTCGTGATTGATGGTGTGCCTATGACCAGCTCCGTAAATAATGTCGGTGGTTTTGGTAATGGCAACTTGGTCGACTATGGAAATGCTATTTCAGATATCGATCCGGAAAGTATTGAAAGTGTTTCTATCCTGAAAGGCCCCAGTGCTGCGGCGCTCTATGGTACCCGTGCCGGTAACGGGGTTGTACTTATCACTACGAAAAAGTCAGACCGGAAAGGCGGAATGAAAGTGGAAGTGGTTTCAAATACTGTTTTCGATATCCCGTCAAAGTACCTGGATGTGCAGAACCGCTTCGGATTTGGCGCCAGAAGCTATACCGATGCTACTTTCCCCGGAGGGATCCTTCCTCCTTTCAGTCCCTCGGAACAGGCCGGTGCAGGCCCCGAACTGAACAAAGGTTATTGGCAGGTCCAGCCCTTTGCACCACTCGATGCCAACGGTGTCCCAGTACCTACGGAATTGGTTTCCTATCCCGATAACTACAAGAACTTTATTAATGGTAGTGCCATCACTACTACCAATAGTGTGGCGATATCAAGCAGTAGCGACAGGGTGAATTACCGGCTCGGTGTATCCAATATGACCAATAAAGGTTTGGTTCCTAATTCGGATCTTAACCGGAACAATCTGACACTTGCAGCCTCATCGGAGGTAGTGAAAGGGCTTACTGTTAGTACCGATATTAACTATACACAGAATTGGGCGGACAACAGGCCGGCCACGCAGGAAAGGGGCGCCAATCCTCTGCAATGGGCTGCCTGGACACCCCCCAATGTGGATATCCGCAAAATGAAAGATTATGATCTTGGCGGGGGACAAGTGCTTACCATAGGTGAAGGCTGGGAAAATCCCTACTTCCTTGCGTATGGTATCAATAACAGTTTCAAAAGGAACAGGCTTATAGGGAATGTTTCCGCTACCTGGGAGATAACTCCGCAATTGAGCCTTATGGGAAGATACGCGCTGAACAGATCGGACGAGACAAGGGAAACGAAAATAGATCCGGGATATTCCCAGGAACCCAATAATGGAGCGTATGGTATTGTTACCAGTGAAAGCACTGAAACCAATGCTGATGTGCTGGCTACTTATAAAAACCATTGGGATGATTTCTCTCTTACGGCTTCTGTCGGAGGTAACCTTCTCTATTCCCGTTGGGCGAATGTGAGTAATTCATCGAAACCGGGATCGGGATTGATTATTCCCTATCTTTATACGATCCAGAATATTGAAAATACTTCGCTAAACTATTCTAATGCCCGTTACGAAAGGGCAATCAACAGCCTTTACGCAACGGCTAATCTGGGATGGAAAGACATGATTTACCTCGATCTGACAGCGAGAAACGACTGGGCCAGTACACTTCCTGCGGAAAACAGATCCTATTTCTATCCTTCTGCCTCATTGAGCCTTCTGCTGAATAATATGATTGATATGGGGAGGAATGTAAATCTTCTCAAACTCAGAGGAGGTGTTGCCCAGGTAGGGAATGACACCTCTCCTTACAGCCTTTATGCCACCTATTATGATGTGGGACAATGGGGTGATGCGATCCGACTCGGAAAACCGGGTGATCTCTTAAATCCCATTCTGCTACCGGAAGAATCGAAATCTTACGAAATAGGGGTGGATCTGAAAATGTTCAATAATAGGTTACGTTTCGAAGGTACTTACTACCAGGCAGATAATCGCAATCAAATCCTTAGTGTACCATTGGCAGGGTCGGCCGGATTCAACAGTATAAAGATCAATGCCGGTCTATTGCAAAGCAAGGGCGTGGAATTGATGCTTGGCTTTACGCCTATTGAAACCAAAGACTGGAGATGGGATCTGAATGCGAATTTCACAAAGAATAAGACTTGGTTGTTGGAACTGTCTGAAGGAACCGACTTTGTTGAGTTCTGGAATGAAGCCCGGGTGAGGAATATTGCCTATGCGAAAGATGAATCCTTGGGCAGGGATGGGTTGATTGGAAATCTTTATACCCGGAAAATACTGAGAGTAACCGATAAAAATTCTCCCTATTACAATTATCCCTTGTTACCGGAGAATGACGAAGATGCCGAATGGCAGTCTGAAGACGACTATTCCAAAGTGGGCAATTACAACCCCAATTTTATTATGGGACTCCAGACCTCTATCACCTACAAGAATTTTACTTTGAGCATGACGTTCGACTGGCGGTCGGGAGGACAGTATGTGTCACAAACCTGGCGTTACCTCACCGAGGGGGTTGTTTCAAACACATGGCTCAACCAGTTGATTACTCCACCTGAAGGATTGGGTGGTGGTCCGAGTCAGGCGCTTCGTGACTGGGTGGTAGCCAATGCCGACAGGTTGATTTATACCAATAATCCAAGGCCTGTCGGTGGACCCACTCCTGATTTTGGTGGATACTACAATGATTTCTATACCGGAATTGGAGCATACGACGGTGTTTTTGCTCCAGGCGTATACGGCCATTATGACGATAACGGTAATTTTATTCTCAGTAAGGAAAATCTTGGCAATGAGGGTACTGAATTCAGACCTTATGTAATGAGCTATCCCTGGGATATTGGAGAAGCTAACCTGTTCGATGCCGACTATATAAAACTGAGAGAGATCTCTTTGAATTACAGGGTTCCCGATAAGGCTGCCCAGAAACTGAGAATGAGAGACCTGAATATTTCGGTCTATAGTAGGAACATTATGCTTTGGGCGAAAAGTGCCGGCATGGGGATAGATCCTGAAAGAGCCTATCAATCGGGTAGTAACGGAAGTTTCAAGCAAGGTGTCGAACGTTTTAACGCCGAGCCCTGGGTTGTTCCGGTTGGGTTTAAATTAAGTTTTACTTTTTAA